In Quercus robur chromosome 10, dhQueRobu3.1, whole genome shotgun sequence, a genomic segment contains:
- the LOC126704127 gene encoding exocyst complex component EXO70E2-like, producing the protein MYELFSPILDIDALFSEEAGTAVRLEFHELLRSLGDSGRATFLKFRNAIAANASTRPFLGGGIHPLTKYVMNYIKTLTMYCNTLNVLLRDQEAADPNPVVGPENGHGVSSITHCQMACHFRSITATLESNLDSKSKLYKDGVLQHIFLMNNFHYMVRKVKSGELRLFFGDEWIKEHIVKYKQQAMSYERATWNSVLSFLKDGDSPGLCSASKAIKGFTIAFEEVYKNQTGWSIPDPELREDLQISASQKVIHAYRSFMGRKSSSISEKYIRHSPDDLQNYILDLFNGSPRILQSSRKK; encoded by the coding sequence ATGTATGAACTGTTTAGCCCAATTCTGGATATAGATGCTTTATTCTCGGAAGAGGCTGGTACTGCTGTTAGGCTTGAGTTCCATGAGCTTCTAAGGAGCTTGGGTGATTCTGGGAGGGcaacatttttgaaatttagaaaTGCCATTGCGGCTAATGCATCAACAAGGCCTTTTTTAGGCGGTGGGATACACCCCCTCACTAAGTATGTCATGAATTACATCAAGACCCTTACCATGTACTGCAACACCCTCAATGTGCTTCTCAGGGACCAAGAAGCAGCTGATCCAAATCCAGTTGTTGGGCCAGAGAATGGACACGGCGTTTCTTCTATCACACATTGTCAAATGGCATGCCACTTTCGGTCAATCACAGCTACTCTAGAATCCAACCTCGATAGCAAATCCAAGCTTTACAAGGATGGTGTTTTGCagcatatttttttaatgaacaacttcCATTACATGGTCCGAAAGGTTAAGTCCGGTGAACTCAGGCTTTTCTTTGGTGATGAATGGATCAAAGAGCATATTGTTAAGTACAAACAGCAAGCAATGAGCTATGAGAGAGCCACTTGGAATTCGGTCCTTTCTTTTCTCAAGGATGGTGATAGTCCAGGGTTATGTTCAGCTTCAAAGGCAATTAAAGGCTTCACTATTGCCTTTGAGGAGGTATACAAGAACCAGACAGGGTGGTCTATCCCAGATCCTGAGCTCCGGGAAGATTTACAAATTTCAGCTTCGCAGAAAGTAATCCATGCATATAGGAGTTTTATGGGGAGAAAGTCTTCCAGTATCAGTGAGAAGTACATCAGGCATTCTCCGGATGATCTGCAGAACTATATCTTGGATCTCTTTAATGGCTCACCAAGAATATTGCAAAGTTCTCGCAAAAAGTGA